From a single Campylobacter concisus genomic region:
- a CDS encoding ATPase, T2SS/T4P/T4SS family, producing MSESIILKNILNVLKPYLNLNANELIFNQPCEINIDYGDHWEVVKDEKLDAKFLNSFLVELATRRNQRFDESHCHLSCELPSPFLRYRVQAQHKSSLFNSEIAICIRIPSKEIYPLESFILSEKCINNGWSYEKIKDLIHEKKNVLLSGGTGSGKTSFLNSLMGEIDPSERVVTIEDSQELRVENINKTQLAVPKIATEIYSYQVAIDNAMRLRPDRLFLGEIDIRNTFSFLRVNNTGHAGNLSTLHANNPKDAIKAIKTNIILGGGLSNVDESMLDSLIMTAIDYIIQIARVKNKRVITDILNLKEIDIARMIA from the coding sequence ATGAGTGAAAGTATAATTTTAAAAAACATTCTCAATGTTTTAAAGCCATATCTAAATCTAAACGCAAATGAGCTAATTTTTAACCAGCCTTGCGAAATTAATATAGATTATGGCGACCACTGGGAAGTGGTAAAAGACGAAAAACTAGATGCTAAATTTTTAAATAGTTTTTTAGTCGAGCTGGCAACTAGAAGAAATCAACGTTTTGATGAAAGCCATTGTCACTTGTCTTGTGAATTGCCAAGTCCATTTTTGCGATATCGTGTCCAAGCACAGCACAAATCAAGCCTATTTAATAGCGAAATAGCAATCTGCATAAGGATACCAAGCAAAGAAATTTATCCACTCGAAAGCTTTATCCTAAGTGAAAAATGCATAAATAACGGCTGGAGCTATGAAAAAATAAAAGACTTGATACACGAAAAAAAGAATGTGCTTTTAAGCGGTGGAACTGGAAGCGGAAAGACAAGTTTTTTAAACTCACTAATGGGGGAAATAGACCCAAGCGAGCGAGTAGTAACCATAGAAGATAGCCAAGAACTAAGAGTTGAAAACATAAATAAAACTCAACTTGCCGTCCCGAAAATAGCAACAGAAATTTATAGCTACCAAGTAGCGATCGACAATGCAATGCGTTTGCGACCTGATAGGCTTTTCTTAGGCGAGATAGATATCAGAAATACGTTTTCATTTTTAAGAGTAAATAATACAGGACACGCAGGCAACCTAAGCACACTACATGCGAACAACCCAAAAGATGCCATAAAAGCAATAAAAACAAACATTATATTAGGCGGTGGATTATCAAATGTAGACGAAAGTATGCTTGATAGCCTAATAATGACAGCAATTGACTATATCATTCAAATAGCAAGGGTAAAAAATAAAAGAGTAATTACAGATATCCTCAATTTGAAAGAGATAGATATTGCAAGGATGATCGCATGA
- a CDS encoding type IV secretory system conjugative DNA transfer family protein translates to MGIIAYLVVVKLIFNPDIVNVPIVAFKILQNIGTPTLKMKAYVAVFALIAPLLVAIIWWLMPYLRDNEDYGSARFATPADFEKMKINYKTGLVLGCFDIDSTSPKFIRATQPLSTLVVAPPGSGKTAGMIIPNLLSVPNSCVVLDIKGELYVKTAGYRQKYFNNEIQLFSPFSWDNTLFFNPFDHSLVKDLQYLHIKKLAEQIASTIFVGEKGRENDHWIISAKTMFVFFAEYFMQKDKHATLAQLAQAPKADYFDYLDEKFGEEAMKEPDEDDPTKPRERDYDVDTFKIWLKQTSFDETIDENTRNQARAYSKSADNEFASIKSTYDTFMKVFTNPQVASATSKMSFTFEDLREKRISMYVVVQTEDMDILAPLIRIFVETLFKKLMSGKECSDLNKFIYAFLDEFVRFGKMPFLLEAPALCRSYGLLPVFVTQSYEQIKKYYGEDDMNIVKNNSGYQVIFGMNSDKDAEDTSKLIGDYTNIKISKSQGNMDLFKSNISKSKEAKKLVTAQDLKNQDSSDILILVKGFFKMPIKAKVPYWFKIEQFKGADKVEVVSTQEIIETAETTKTITNQEQTQVKDERKEQRDELLKSLRIKIDKE, encoded by the coding sequence ATGGGGATAATTGCATATTTGGTAGTTGTAAAACTTATTTTTAACCCTGACATAGTAAATGTACCAATTGTGGCATTTAAAATTTTACAAAATATTGGCACGCCAACGTTAAAAATGAAAGCCTATGTCGCGGTATTTGCACTAATAGCACCACTCTTGGTCGCTATAATTTGGTGGCTAATGCCATATCTAAGAGATAATGAAGATTATGGATCAGCAAGGTTTGCAACGCCAGCAGATTTTGAAAAGATGAAGATAAACTACAAAACAGGACTTGTGCTAGGATGTTTTGACATTGACAGCACAAGCCCAAAATTTATACGTGCAACGCAACCGCTCTCGACATTAGTAGTAGCACCTCCTGGAAGCGGAAAAACGGCTGGTATGATTATCCCAAATTTATTAAGTGTGCCAAATTCTTGCGTAGTATTGGATATTAAAGGGGAGCTTTACGTAAAAACAGCAGGCTATCGTCAAAAATATTTTAACAATGAAATCCAGCTATTCTCCCCTTTTAGCTGGGATAATACATTATTTTTTAATCCGTTTGATCATAGCCTAGTTAAAGATTTGCAATATCTTCATATAAAAAAATTAGCCGAGCAGATCGCCTCCACAATATTTGTAGGCGAAAAAGGTAGAGAAAACGATCACTGGATAATATCGGCAAAAACAATGTTTGTATTTTTTGCAGAGTATTTTATGCAAAAAGACAAGCACGCAACACTGGCACAATTGGCACAAGCACCAAAGGCTGATTATTTCGACTATCTTGATGAGAAATTTGGCGAAGAAGCCATGAAAGAGCCTGATGAAGACGATCCAACGAAACCAAGAGAACGAGATTATGATGTAGATACTTTCAAAATTTGGCTCAAACAGACTAGTTTTGACGAAACTATAGATGAGAATACAAGAAATCAAGCTAGAGCCTACTCAAAATCTGCCGACAATGAGTTTGCATCGATAAAATCGACATACGATACTTTTATGAAAGTTTTTACAAACCCACAAGTTGCTAGTGCCACCAGCAAAATGAGCTTCACATTTGAAGACCTAAGAGAAAAAAGAATATCGATGTACGTAGTCGTTCAAACCGAAGATATGGACATCCTAGCACCACTTATAAGAATTTTTGTAGAAACGCTATTTAAAAAGCTTATGAGCGGAAAAGAATGTAGTGATTTAAATAAATTTATTTACGCATTTTTAGACGAATTCGTTAGATTTGGAAAAATGCCATTCTTGCTAGAAGCACCAGCACTATGTAGGAGCTATGGCTTATTGCCTGTATTTGTGACCCAAAGCTATGAGCAAATCAAAAAATATTATGGCGAAGATGATATGAATATCGTTAAAAATAACAGCGGTTATCAAGTAATTTTTGGCATGAACAGCGACAAAGACGCTGAAGACACAAGTAAGCTAATAGGCGATTACACCAACATAAAAATAAGTAAATCGCAAGGCAATATGGATCTTTTTAAAAGCAATATCTCAAAAAGCAAAGAAGCAAAGAAGCTGGTCACAGCACAAGACCTAAAAAATCAGGATAGTAGCGATATTTTGATACTTGTTAAAGGATTTTTTAAAATGCCAATCAAGGCGAAAGTGCCGTATTGGTTCAAAATAGAGCAATTTAAAGGGGCAGATAAAGTAGAAGTAGTATCGACCCAAGAAATTATAGAAACAGCAGAAACAACTAAGACAATTACAAATCAAGAACAAACACAAGTAAAAGATGAAAGAAAAGAGCAAAGAGATGAATTATTAAAATCATTAAGAATAAAAATAGATAAAGAGTAG
- a CDS encoding plasmid mobilization relaxosome protein MobC — protein sequence MKKNERHSIYFTLPDLKKLNELANQRRESKSAVVRKLIHIEKYMQTLKQIEINNEILADFLKEFKHLGKNLNQIAYHLNAHIIKKEEAKSDLEKTMYEFFDAIERLSNKIGKLKIKIDVERTKQPNNKEIKGLQGE from the coding sequence ATGAAAAAAAATGAACGACATTCCATATATTTTACTTTGCCAGATTTAAAAAAATTAAATGAATTGGCAAATCAAAGACGAGAGAGTAAATCGGCAGTCGTTCGAAAATTAATTCATATTGAAAAATATATGCAAACCCTAAAACAAATTGAAATTAATAATGAAATTTTAGCTGATTTTTTGAAAGAATTTAAGCATCTCGGAAAAAATTTAAACCAAATAGCATATCACCTAAATGCTCACATTATAAAAAAAGAAGAAGCTAAAAGCGACCTAGAAAAGACTATGTATGAGTTTTTTGACGCAATAGAAAGACTAAGTAATAAGATCGGTAAGCTAAAAATAAAAATAGACGTAGAACGAACAAAGCAACCTAATAACAAAGAGATAAAAGGATTGCAAGGTGAATAG